The following proteins are co-located in the Candidatus Cloacimonas sp. genome:
- a CDS encoding acetyl-CoA C-acetyltransferase encodes MRQVIVISAKRSPIGNFGGVFKDISAVQLGVTVLQAMLKETGLKPELIDEVIIGNVCGAGLGQNVARQIAIHSGIPDTVPAYTVNKVCGSGMKAVSLAALMIGSGEADIIVAGGTENMSQIPYALKDARWGARMGNKEMVDLMIRDGLSDIFNDYHMGITAENLAEKYNISREEQDAFAAQSQNRTEEAQITGKFKDEIVPFSIPQRKGEPIIVDKDEMPRAGVTVASIAKLRPAFKNDGTVTAANSSGINDSAAFLILMSAEKAKELGLKAMATFVNSASAGVNPSLMGYGPVPAIKKVLPKAGWTLQDIELAELNEAFAAQSLAVLKGLELEGIGKLNPEIVNVNGGAIALGHPIGASGTRIIVTLLHEMKRREAKKGLAALCIGGGMGIATLWER; translated from the coding sequence ATGAGACAGGTAATAGTTATAAGTGCCAAGCGCAGTCCCATCGGTAATTTTGGAGGCGTTTTCAAAGATATTTCGGCGGTTCAATTAGGAGTAACCGTTTTACAGGCAATGCTGAAGGAGACGGGTTTAAAGCCGGAACTGATTGATGAGGTTATCATTGGTAATGTTTGCGGAGCAGGTTTAGGGCAGAATGTAGCAAGGCAGATAGCTATTCACAGTGGCATTCCGGATACCGTTCCTGCCTACACAGTGAATAAGGTTTGCGGTTCAGGAATGAAAGCGGTTTCTTTAGCTGCCTTGATGATTGGTTCAGGAGAAGCGGATATTATTGTAGCCGGTGGAACGGAAAATATGAGTCAGATACCTTATGCTTTGAAAGATGCGCGTTGGGGAGCCAGAATGGGTAATAAGGAAATGGTGGATTTAATGATTCGGGATGGGCTCAGCGATATTTTCAATGATTATCATATGGGTATTACGGCAGAGAATTTAGCCGAAAAATATAATATCAGTAGAGAAGAACAGGATGCTTTTGCAGCCCAAAGTCAGAATAGAACTGAAGAGGCACAAATTACAGGTAAATTTAAAGACGAAATTGTTCCTTTCAGCATTCCCCAAAGAAAGGGAGAGCCGATAATTGTAGATAAAGACGAAATGCCCCGGGCGGGAGTAACGGTTGCCTCCATTGCCAAGTTGCGTCCTGCCTTTAAAAATGACGGAACTGTAACTGCAGCCAATTCCAGTGGTATAAATGACAGCGCGGCTTTTCTTATTTTGATGAGTGCAGAAAAAGCGAAAGAACTTGGTCTGAAAGCTATGGCAACTTTTGTGAACAGTGCTTCGGCAGGAGTTAATCCATCATTGATGGGTTACGGTCCTGTTCCGGCAATTAAAAAAGTGCTGCCCAAAGCGGGATGGACTTTGCAGGATATTGAACTGGCAGAACTGAATGAAGCATTTGCAGCGCAGTCCTTAGCTGTGCTGAAAGGATTGGAACTGGAAGGAATTGGAAAATTGAATCCGGAAATCGTGAATGTGAACGGTGGAGCTATTGCTTTAGGACATCCCATTGGAGCAAGCGGAACAAGAATAATTGTTACATTGCTGCACGAAATGAAACGCAGAGAAGCGAAAAAAGGATTGGCTGCTTTGTGTATTGGTGGAGGAATGGGAATTGCTACGCTCTGGGAACGATGA